One segment of Massilia sp. Se16.2.3 DNA contains the following:
- a CDS encoding ATP-binding cassette domain-containing protein produces MSPAIELSGVDKRLGARDVLGGVSLQVPGGSVFAFLGNNGAGKSTTIRILTGLLDADRGEVRVLGRALPDARMEVLREVGCLVDSPALYPNLSATELLEIGRRIKGLPRSESARVLELVELTPHARERIAGFSLGMRQRLALAHAMLGGPRLLILDEPGNGLDPQGMRDIRALLAALPARTGCTVFLSSHQLDEVEKIATHVAVLHGGRVLCREAVPRLLASQPGSLALEVDDARRAQAVLAGLGRPARMLDGRRLEVAAIDAQGARRCMRPWWVPAWRSTSRFTGGPRWNNGSSNSPRRMRTRSAMLLATLFRLEAMKARRSLALLMMLACPLMVVLLNTGMLLRQVGADGVPPRAWEGFWLGNQALWCYFMLPLYLALCTALVNGVEHRQHGWRLMLTLPVGARQLYLAKLLLALTMAAIAHLCLLLFTGR; encoded by the coding sequence ATGAGCCCCGCCATCGAACTGTCCGGCGTCGACAAGCGGCTGGGCGCGCGCGATGTGCTGGGTGGGGTCTCGCTGCAGGTACCGGGCGGCAGCGTCTTCGCCTTCCTCGGCAATAACGGCGCCGGCAAATCGACGACGATCCGCATCCTCACCGGCCTGCTCGATGCCGACCGCGGCGAGGTGCGTGTCCTCGGCCGCGCACTCCCGGACGCGCGCATGGAGGTGCTGCGCGAGGTCGGCTGCCTGGTCGATTCCCCCGCGCTCTACCCCAACCTGAGCGCCACGGAGCTGCTCGAGATCGGCCGTCGCATCAAGGGTTTGCCGCGCTCGGAAAGCGCACGCGTGCTCGAGCTGGTGGAACTGACGCCGCATGCCCGCGAGCGCATCGCCGGTTTCTCGCTGGGCATGCGCCAGCGCCTCGCCCTGGCGCATGCGATGCTGGGCGGGCCCCGCCTCCTGATCCTGGACGAGCCGGGCAACGGGCTCGACCCGCAAGGCATGCGCGACATCCGTGCCCTGCTGGCCGCCCTGCCGGCGCGTACCGGCTGCACCGTGTTCCTGTCCAGCCACCAGCTCGACGAAGTGGAAAAGATCGCCACCCACGTCGCGGTGCTGCATGGGGGCCGGGTCCTGTGCCGGGAAGCGGTGCCGCGCCTGCTGGCCAGCCAGCCGGGCAGCCTGGCGCTGGAGGTGGACGACGCCAGGCGTGCCCAGGCCGTGCTGGCAGGCCTGGGCCGGCCGGCTCGCATGCTCGATGGCCGCCGGCTGGAGGTGGCGGCCATCGATGCACAGGGGGCGCGCCGCTGCATGCGGCCCTGGTGGGTGCCGGCGTGGCGCTCTACCAGTCGGTTCACCGGCGGCCCACGCTGGAACAATGGTTCCTCGAACTCACCACGACGGATGCGAACAAGGAGCGCCATGCTGCTCGCGACACTGTTCCGGCTTGAGGCGATGAAGGCGCGCCGTTCGCTGGCGCTCTTGATGATGCTGGCCTGTCCGCTGATGGTGGTGCTGCTCAACACGGGCATGCTGCTGCGCCAGGTGGGTGCCGATGGTGTGCCGCCGCGCGCCTGGGAAGGCTTCTGGCTGGGCAACCAGGCCCTGTGGTGCTACTTCATGCTGCCGCTCTACCTGGCGCTGTGCACGGCGCTCGTCAACGGTGTCGAGCACCGCCAGCACGGCTGGCGCCTGATGCTGACCCTGCCCGTGGGCGCGCGCCAGCTCTACCTGGCCAAGCTCTTGCTGGCCCTGACCATGGCCGCCATCGCCCACCTCTGCCTGCTGCTCTTCACCGGGCGGTGA
- a CDS encoding L-dopachrome tautomerase-related protein: protein MNDTAAASLPLRENACTIERVARFEHQVTGVTVSEDGRIFVNFPRWTEDAPVSVAELLAGGEVKPYPDEEWNAWRNARKDELSPGEHWVCVQSVVADGRGSLWVLDPAAPAQSHVVSGGPKLVQVDLTSDKPVRTIAFDEDTAPQGSYLNDVRFSRMMGPGPTSPILA, encoded by the coding sequence ATGAACGACACCGCCGCAGCTTCCCTTCCCTTGCGCGAAAACGCCTGCACGATCGAGCGCGTGGCCCGATTTGAGCACCAAGTGACCGGCGTTACCGTCAGCGAAGACGGCCGCATCTTCGTCAACTTCCCGCGCTGGACCGAGGACGCGCCGGTGTCGGTGGCCGAGCTGCTGGCCGGCGGCGAAGTCAAACCCTATCCTGACGAGGAATGGAACGCCTGGCGCAATGCGCGCAAGGACGAACTCTCGCCCGGAGAGCATTGGGTATGCGTGCAGAGCGTGGTCGCCGACGGCCGCGGCAGCCTGTGGGTGCTCGACCCGGCGGCGCCGGCGCAGAGCCACGTGGTATCCGGCGGCCCGAAGCTGGTGCAGGTCGACCTGACCAGCGACAAGCCGGTGCGCACGATCGCGTTCGACGAAGACACGGCGCCGCAAGGCTCCTACCTGAACGACGTGCGCTTTTCCCGGATGATGGGGCCTGGGCCTACATCACCGATTCTGGCGTGA
- a CDS encoding SET domain-containing protein → MPTTSAAKADPAYEVKKSPIHGNGVFARRHIEPGERIIEYRGERISWDEATERAARAGGPINHTFYFSLHDGRVIDGGRRGNEARWINHACSPNCEAYEEDGRVYIHALHPIEAGQELNYNYALIYDERHTPALKKLFACRCGTPGCTGTMLAPKKRKKAA, encoded by the coding sequence ATGCCCACCACATCCGCAGCCAAGGCCGACCCGGCCTACGAAGTCAAGAAGTCCCCGATCCACGGCAACGGCGTCTTCGCCCGGCGCCACATCGAGCCAGGCGAGCGCATCATCGAATACCGGGGCGAACGCATCAGCTGGGACGAGGCGACCGAGCGCGCGGCCAGGGCCGGGGGGCCGATCAACCATACTTTCTACTTCAGCCTGCACGATGGCCGCGTCATCGATGGCGGCCGACGCGGCAACGAGGCGCGCTGGATCAACCATGCCTGTTCGCCCAACTGCGAGGCCTACGAGGAAGACGGCCGCGTCTACATCCATGCGCTGCATCCGATCGAGGCGGGCCAGGAGCTGAACTACAACTACGCGCTGATCTACGACGAACGCCATACGCCGGCGCTGAAAAAACTGTTCGCCTGCCGTTGCGGCACGCCGGGCTGCACCGGCACCATGCTGGCGCCAAAGAAGCGCAAAAAAGCGGCTTGA
- the pncB gene encoding nicotinate phosphoribosyltransferase: MKPIVRSLLETDLYKFTMWQALLHRHPNAHGEYEFKCRNEPAYPLAELKEEVERELDHLCSMMFTEDEVEYLRKLRFIKSDFADFLTVFRFQRKFITVETDGPHLRIRACGPVVHVMGFEIYVLYIVNELYFRRFDQAAAIEEARKRLALKVEQLRAFEQEPPRANPFEFFDFGVRRRFSGAWQDEVVSTLACELPQYFKGTSNVYLAKKYNLVPIGTMAHEYMQAFQSFGVRLRDFQKAALEDWVQEYRGDLGTALTDVVGMDAFLNDFDLYFAKLFDGLRHDSGDPTEWGEKALAHYARLRIDARTKRLVFSDALTVPKALALYRHFADRVMLGFGIGTQLTNDTPYKALNIVMKLVRCNGQPVAKLSDTAGKSMSNDETFLAYLRQVFNHAEPTGPAD; this comes from the coding sequence ATGAAACCGATCGTTCGCAGCCTGCTCGAGACCGACCTCTACAAGTTCACCATGTGGCAGGCCCTGCTGCACCGCCATCCGAACGCCCATGGCGAGTACGAGTTCAAGTGCCGCAACGAGCCCGCCTATCCGCTCGCCGAGCTGAAAGAGGAAGTCGAGCGCGAGCTCGACCACCTGTGCTCGATGATGTTCACCGAGGACGAAGTCGAGTACCTGCGCAAGCTGCGCTTCATCAAGAGCGACTTCGCGGACTTCCTCACGGTGTTTCGCTTCCAGCGCAAGTTCATCACGGTGGAAACCGACGGACCGCACCTGCGCATCCGCGCCTGTGGCCCGGTGGTGCACGTGATGGGCTTCGAGATCTACGTGCTCTACATCGTCAACGAGCTGTATTTCCGCCGCTTCGACCAGGCTGCGGCGATCGAAGAAGCGCGCAAACGGCTGGCGCTGAAGGTCGAGCAGCTGCGCGCATTCGAGCAGGAACCGCCGCGCGCCAATCCCTTCGAATTCTTCGATTTCGGCGTGCGCCGGCGCTTCTCGGGCGCGTGGCAGGACGAAGTCGTGTCGACGCTGGCGTGCGAGCTGCCGCAGTACTTCAAGGGCACCTCCAACGTCTACCTGGCGAAGAAGTACAACCTGGTACCGATCGGCACCATGGCGCACGAATACATGCAGGCCTTCCAGTCCTTCGGGGTGCGCCTGCGCGATTTTCAAAAGGCGGCGCTCGAGGATTGGGTGCAGGAGTACCGCGGCGACCTCGGCACCGCCTTGACCGACGTGGTCGGCATGGACGCCTTTCTGAACGATTTCGACCTGTATTTCGCCAAGCTCTTCGACGGCTTGCGCCACGATTCCGGCGACCCGACGGAATGGGGCGAGAAGGCGCTGGCGCATTACGCCAGGCTGCGCATCGATGCGCGCACCAAGCGCCTCGTGTTCTCCGACGCGCTGACGGTGCCCAAGGCGCTGGCCCTGTACCGCCATTTCGCCGACCGCGTGATGCTCGGTTTCGGCATCGGCACCCAGCTCACCAACGACACGCCCTACAAGGCGCTGAACATCGTCATGAAGCTGGTGCGCTGCAACGGCCAGCCGGTGGCCAAGCTGTCCGACACCGCCGGCAAGTCGATGAGCAACGACGAAACCTTCCTGGCCTATTTGCGCCAGGTATTCAACCACGCCGAACCCACCGGACCGGCCGACTGA
- a CDS encoding DUF4019 domain-containing protein — protein MKTLPAIAAAGAAAIAPVHAQQTPPAAPAAPAAPAATPAGTATASTQAPRPKAGTIAPKAAAVDPAQKAAIEAAVEASGRWLALMDAGQAGAAWEQGAPLLQKAVGRSGWLDVGRTVRAPLGAVKSRKTVAAAYTRDAPGSPPGEFVIIRYTTDFATRAGVVETVVPMRQPDGSWKVATYRVQ, from the coding sequence ATGAAAACCCTACCAGCGATAGCCGCCGCCGGCGCCGCCGCGATCGCGCCGGTCCATGCGCAGCAGACCCCGCCAGCGGCACCAGCGGCACCAGCGGCACCAGCGGCCACCCCGGCCGGCACCGCCACCGCCTCCACCCAGGCCCCGCGGCCCAAGGCCGGCACCATCGCACCCAAGGCGGCCGCTGTCGATCCTGCACAGAAGGCGGCGATCGAGGCCGCGGTCGAGGCCAGCGGACGCTGGCTGGCGCTGATGGATGCCGGCCAGGCCGGCGCCGCCTGGGAGCAGGGCGCACCGCTGCTGCAAAAGGCAGTCGGACGCAGCGGCTGGCTCGACGTCGGCAGGACCGTGCGTGCGCCGCTGGGCGCAGTCAAGTCGCGCAAGACCGTGGCGGCAGCCTACACGCGCGATGCGCCCGGCTCGCCGCCGGGCGAATTCGTCATCATCCGCTACACGACCGATTTCGCCACCCGCGCCGGGGTCGTCGAGACGGTGGTGCCGATGCGCCAGCCGGACGGCAGCTGGAAAGTCGCGACCTACCGCGTGCAGTAA